The Montipora foliosa isolate CH-2021 chromosome 1, ASM3666993v2, whole genome shotgun sequence genome has a window encoding:
- the LOC138009074 gene encoding uncharacterized protein has product MAGTPVCRNARETLRECAENILNCISHMEADSQLATNTNSATQAALATPTAGQQQQMPLNSRNTGQQQRTAVSTPAAENARAELGRLFNFTPAGIPRKRKLPTGIKLPNTWTHTFICLGRMRDNEVPSNGYKTQLSNASLGEKKITFEKKSSCNYFHEKLLESYPKLKEGGGYELMRTKFRSTSKLEILQPKGNAGHNVLDRKEMVASARIYVRPLQNDLSLEQIEHASLVSSPLIITSSLYCNMFLLIQ; this is encoded by the exons ATGGCGGGAACACCGGTTTGTCGAAATGCAAGAGAAACACTGCGAGAATGTGCGGAGAATATTCTCAACTGCATTTCTCATATGGAAGCGG ATTCGCAGCTGGCAACGAATACAAACAGTGCTACACAAGCGGCACTTGCGACACCCACTGCAG GTCAACAGCAGCAGATGCCCCTCAACTCTCGTAACACAG GTCAACAGCAAAGGACTGCAGTAAGCACACCTGCTGCAG AAAATGCCAGAGCCGAGCTAGGGAGGCTATTTAATTTCACACCTGCAGGAATTCCACGAAAAAGGAAATTGCCTACAGGAATTAAACTACCCAATACATGGACTCATACATTTATATGCTTAGGGAGAATGAGGGATAATGAAGTCCCAAGTAATGGCTACAAAACCCAGTTGTCAAATGCATCACTTGGAGAAAAGAAGATAACATTTGAGAAGAAATCCTCGTGCAACTACTTTCATGAAAAGTTGTTAGAGAGCTACCCAAAACTAAAGGAAGGAGGAGGTTATGAGCTGATGCGTACAAAATTTAGATCAACCAGCAAGTTGGAAATCTTGCAACCCAAAGGAAATGCAGGGCATAACGTGTTAGACCGTAAAGAAATGGTGGCATCAGCTAGAATCTATGTCCGACCCCTTCAAAACGATTTGAGCCTTGAGCAAATAGAACATGCATCACTGGTGAGTTCTCCCCTCATTATCACCAGTTCCCTGTATTGCAATATGTTTCTTTTGATACAATGA
- the LOC138009083 gene encoding uncharacterized protein, with product MCVKCGIRIQLSTMRQHMQDCGGGSVASTSSVYDPDMLDFSGTSQVTTIVNDDSSDEDKDPVPIKTGCQQKSAVSPTALADLQGIFPVKSSSALQSALDIGGSLEQAIDLLLETGSNAGDRDGSSTETGMPSVCTQPRTAVEIMQSYRCQTEQGTAYIDVNRMQLSMLRQIMTIYKNPQLNLKKHVNVNFHGEQGADLGGPSKEFFHSAISSLSKVDPVFNMQLFGGQDGHLIPFYGVDAVSSGCFQVAGKLVAHSLKNDGPGFVGLSPAVVKYLNTGSLEEAAVFVTMDDLTDLELKGLLQEKILQKKNIDEVDGEAKGKVEELLVRHGLTEAVPLSDLNKDKAMNDLLVAEVLVTRTVALDSSFS from the exons ATGTGTGTCAAGTGTGGGATCAGGATTCAGCTTTCAACAATGAGGCAGCACATGCAGGATTGTGGTGGTGGATCAGTTGCAAGTACAAGTAGTGTATATGATCCTGACATGTTGGATTTTAGTGGAACAAGTCAAGTAACTACTATTGTGAATGATGACTCAAGTGATGAAGATAAAGACCCTGTACCCATTAAGACAG GATGCCAGCAAAAGAGTGCAGTCAGTCCCACTGCCCTTGCAGATTTACAAGGAATTTTCCCAGTTAAATCAAGCTCTGCCCTACAGTCAGCTCTAGACATAGGTGGTAGTCTTGAACAAGCAATAGATCTACTTTTGGAAACAG GTTCAAATGCTGGTGACAGGGATGGTAGCTCTACTGAAACTG GCATGCCATCTGTTTGCACACAACCACGCACGGCTGTGGAAATTATGCAATCCTACAGATGCCAGACAGAGCAAGGAACAGCATATATTGATGTTAACAGAATGCAGCTGTCTATGCTCCGCCAGATAATGACAATTTACAAGAACCCTCAATTGAACTTGAAGAAACATGTAAATGTTAACTTCCATGGAGAGCAAGGTGCTGACTTGGGAGGCCCCAGTAAAGAATTCTTTCACAGTGCTATTAGTTCCTTGAGTAAAGTTGATCCCGTATTCAATATGCAGTTGTTTGGCGGTCAGGATGGACATCTTATCCCCTTCTATGGAGTAGATGCTGTTTCTTCAGGGTGTTTTCAAGTAGCAGGGAAACTTGTGGCTCATAGTTTGAAGAATGATGGCCCTGGATTTGTAGGCCTATCTCCTGCTGTAGTTAAATACCTTAACACTGGTTCCTTAGAGGAGGCAGCAGTCTTTGTTACAATGGATGATCTAACAGACCTTGAGCTGAAGGGACTTCTGCAAGAAAAG ATCTTACAAAAAAAGAACATCGATGAGGTAGATGGTGAAGCGAAAGGCAAGGTTGAGGAGTTGCTCGTCCGGCACGGCTTAACAGAAGCAGTACCCCTGAGTGATCTTAACAAAGACAAGGCTATGAATGATCTGCTAGTTGCAGAAGTCTTGGTTACAAGAACTGTTGCCCTTGACTC AAGCTTCAGTTGA